A genomic window from Maledivibacter sp. includes:
- a CDS encoding LuxR C-terminal-related transcriptional regulator produces MRKSYRYLILSYGLFLGWLLSFLYNGPALDIIFNSSKINSGYLAIAYILTPSIIFFYLGFYNIKEEYSSGFMKYSIILCFLGTILSIFIRNHDNPTPAFILAGMMGIASVLFITGWGCYFVKLLNIKSMYKYMAYVICLGYIIFHVNKVLKYQNLNNIVVLSLFICLSGTYYTSSRLITTSKKNRHNFNIELPIDLLVMMCFLMFLLNVGGGVVQTLVSPLVEDSFGSIHILDIIIYIFIGLIIYKTKKRFPIDIIVTLSMVMIACGYMSLIIFTMNPIIAYGLIVLGYAILDIFLWTLVGEMGYIFGRPIKIFIFIMASNLMAVFMGNLLGMFLGDTREHAYIAITISAIGAILAFAFLPFVNKLMVKGIDEMLDVKITREAVKGVIPEEKIVQLLTKKEMEIYKLMLLGLKNKEIAEKANISENTLKGHARNIYSKLGVKNKKELLSSLNKGESS; encoded by the coding sequence ATGAGAAAAAGTTATCGGTATTTAATATTATCCTACGGACTATTTTTAGGGTGGCTTTTATCATTTTTATATAATGGACCTGCACTTGATATAATATTTAACAGTAGTAAGATAAACTCGGGATATTTAGCAATAGCCTATATTTTGACGCCATCAATCATTTTCTTCTATTTGGGATTTTATAATATAAAAGAAGAATACAGCTCAGGTTTTATGAAATATAGTATTATCCTTTGCTTTTTAGGTACAATTTTATCAATATTTATAAGAAATCACGATAATCCTACTCCTGCTTTTATCCTTGCAGGTATGATGGGTATTGCTAGTGTCCTCTTTATAACGGGATGGGGTTGCTATTTTGTAAAGCTATTGAATATCAAAAGCATGTATAAGTACATGGCATATGTAATTTGCCTAGGTTATATAATTTTTCATGTAAATAAAGTTTTAAAATATCAAAATTTGAACAATATTGTCGTCCTTTCATTGTTTATATGCCTTTCAGGCACTTATTATACTTCCTCAAGGTTGATAACTACTTCTAAAAAAAATAGGCATAATTTCAATATTGAATTACCCATTGATTTGCTTGTAATGATGTGTTTTTTGATGTTTCTATTAAATGTAGGTGGTGGAGTAGTTCAGACATTGGTAAGTCCTTTAGTAGAAGATAGCTTTGGTAGTATTCATATTCTAGATATCATCATATATATTTTTATTGGTTTGATAATTTATAAGACAAAAAAGAGATTCCCTATAGATATAATTGTTACGCTGTCAATGGTTATGATAGCCTGTGGATATATGTCATTGATCATTTTTACAATGAATCCTATTATAGCTTATGGGTTAATAGTTCTAGGTTATGCTATTTTAGATATTTTTCTTTGGACATTGGTAGGGGAGATGGGATATATCTTTGGCAGACCAATTAAAATATTTATTTTTATCATGGCATCGAATCTAATGGCGGTTTTTATGGGAAATCTTCTGGGGATGTTCTTAGGGGATACAAGGGAGCATGCCTATATAGCCATAACTATTTCTGCTATAGGTGCTATTTTAGCATTTGCATTTTTACCCTTTGTCAATAAGTTAATGGTAAAGGGAATTGATGAAATGCTTGATGTTAAAATTACCAGAGAAGCTGTAAAAGGGGTTATACCAGAGGAAAAAATTGTACAATTGCTTACAAAAAAAGAGATGGAGATATATAAGCTTATGCTATTGGGCCTAAAGAATAAAGAAATAGCTGAAAAAGCAAATATTAGTGAGAATACATTGAAAGGACATGCAAGAAATATTTATAGTAAATTGGGAGTGAAAAATAAGAAAGAACTCCTTAGCAGCTTAAATAAGGGGGAATCATCTTGA
- a CDS encoding ABC transporter ATP-binding protein/permease: protein MDILKGMTTKEKMYHAASVICFVFNSLLSVFMMVVILDMLNKIIRGNGLFSSLTSYWISLIVILILKGIFNTVADLAKHFVGFEITGRIREKMTLRLKRFSLGFYTKERLGEISTIIHKDVDNVEMIVAHLWTRMISDFIISIIIGIGLCVINIRLGLAMISLLPIAVAVLIYGIKKNSKLQKYSQDDLANMVSLFVEYSKGIPLLKAFNESTTFESNLKTSAVDFGESSKKIAKSIANYIGKYFVFMELSFAVLVVVGGVMLFKNDIDLFQYLIFIIFSKEFYKPFSNLEGYWINYIVAKDSYNRIMTILKADTIKNPENPQIPKHFDILFKNASFAYEENEFELKNIDIDIGENSLVALVGPSGSGKTTITNLLLRFYDLKSGHIKIGGINIEDIDYNYLLENISIVMQNVILFADTIYENIKVGNKDATRNEVIEAAKKAMIHDFIMTLPDGYDTVVGENGAGLSGGQKQRISIARAFLKDAPIVILDEATSNVDPINERKIQIAISNLAKGRTLIVIAHHLQTIKSADQILVFNEGRIVERGNHNELMAKKGLFKTLWDAQKQAKDWLLCS, encoded by the coding sequence ATGGATATATTAAAAGGAATGACGACAAAAGAAAAAATGTATCATGCCGCATCGGTTATTTGCTTTGTTTTCAATTCCTTGTTGAGTGTATTTATGATGGTAGTGATATTGGATATGTTAAATAAAATTATAAGGGGCAATGGATTATTTTCTAGCCTGACATCCTATTGGATCAGCCTGATTGTCATCCTTATACTTAAAGGAATTTTCAATACTGTTGCTGATCTAGCTAAACATTTTGTGGGGTTTGAGATAACAGGAAGAATAAGAGAAAAAATGACTTTAAGATTAAAAAGATTTTCTTTAGGTTTTTACACCAAAGAAAGACTTGGGGAAATTAGTACAATTATTCACAAGGATGTAGATAATGTAGAGATGATAGTAGCCCATTTATGGACTAGAATGATTAGTGATTTCATCATATCTATAATCATTGGAATAGGCCTTTGTGTCATTAATATAAGACTTGGATTAGCAATGATTTCTCTTCTGCCGATTGCAGTAGCAGTGCTTATATATGGTATAAAGAAAAATAGTAAGCTGCAAAAATATTCACAGGATGATTTAGCAAATATGGTTAGTTTATTTGTAGAGTATTCAAAGGGTATTCCACTCTTAAAGGCATTTAATGAAAGTACCACCTTTGAAAGTAATCTTAAAACAAGTGCCGTTGACTTTGGGGAAAGCAGTAAAAAAATAGCAAAATCAATTGCAAACTATATAGGAAAATATTTTGTATTTATGGAGCTTTCTTTTGCAGTACTTGTGGTAGTTGGAGGGGTTATGCTATTTAAAAATGATATAGATTTATTTCAATATTTAATATTTATCATATTTTCTAAGGAGTTCTATAAACCATTTTCAAATTTAGAGGGATATTGGATCAATTATATTGTGGCAAAGGACAGCTATAATAGGATTATGACTATTTTAAAGGCAGACACTATTAAAAATCCTGAAAATCCACAAATCCCAAAACACTTTGATATTCTTTTTAAGAATGCATCATTTGCATATGAAGAGAATGAATTTGAACTGAAAAATATTGATATTGACATAGGGGAAAACTCTCTGGTCGCACTGGTTGGTCCGTCGGGTTCAGGAAAAACAACAATAACAAACCTACTTTTGAGATTTTATGATTTAAAAAGTGGACATATAAAAATTGGAGGTATTAACATAGAAGATATAGATTATAATTATCTATTAGAAAATATAAGTATTGTAATGCAAAATGTAATATTATTTGCAGATACCATATATGAAAATATAAAGGTAGGAAATAAGGATGCCACAAGGAATGAAGTGATTGAAGCCGCTAAAAAGGCTATGATACATGATTTTATCATGACCCTTCCAGATGGGTATGATACCGTTGTTGGGGAAAATGGAGCAGGACTATCGGGAGGACAGAAACAAAGAATATCAATAGCTAGGGCTTTCTTAAAGGATGCTCCAATTGTGATACTGGATGAGGCCACAAGTAATGTAGACCCAATAAATGAAAGAAAAATACAAATAGCCATATCTAATCTTGCGAAGGGAAGAACCTTGATTGTAATAGCCCATCATTTACAAACAATAAAAAGTGCTGATCAAATCCTAGTATTCAATGAAGGGAGAATTGTTGAAAGAGGTAACCACAACGAGCTTATGGCAAAGAAGGGTTTGTTTAAAACCCTATGGGATGCCCAAAAGCAAGCAAAAGACTGGCTTTTATGCTCATAA
- a CDS encoding ABC transporter ATP-binding protein/permease translates to MKNNAMDLKKKYKGKNKFSSVLMALSVVLGVISMFIVIGIVRLYSVQQLTTASILKYGFGIALCQVLKALLYALSIHKAHDVAYSSLVEIRLDIINHLKKMPISFFQERKTGDLANIINHDVEQVEVYLAHAYPEIIVATLIPTTIFISLLFVDWRLAFALVSTIPIMWLLMGLFHRFWGEQFQIYNQSTKRMSEDLLEYIATIPVIKAFSKDENRTEKILDTMHSYIKWVKKMTAGISIPMGIIGLFIEGGIVVLSIVGSILLSNNLITTEQFILSIILGGVFVSSFAKLSTFQHKNIVFGKTINSINTILGVKEVGKDNISEVADSTQIEFKDVTFSYNKEKNALQDINLMFKKNSVNAIVGASGSGKSTIANLIMGFYGVDKGEVRVGGKNIENMDEGELRKLVSIVQQDVFLFNLSIEENIRIGKKNASREEVIEAAKKAQLHDMIMTLKNGYDTVVGESGAKLSGGEKQRISIARMILKDAPVIILDEATSAIDPYNEFLIQRAIDNLAENKTIIMIAHHLNTIVNANQIVVMQEGRVIEKGIHEELVDSCCLYKQMIEEQRRVDNWEIKEAV, encoded by the coding sequence ATGAAAAATAATGCTATGGATTTAAAAAAGAAATATAAAGGGAAAAATAAATTTTCTAGTGTTTTGATGGCATTAAGTGTAGTACTAGGTGTGATTTCCATGTTTATAGTTATTGGGATAGTGAGATTGTATTCAGTGCAGCAGCTTACAACAGCAAGCATTCTTAAATATGGTTTTGGGATAGCCCTTTGTCAGGTATTGAAAGCCCTTTTATATGCCCTTTCCATACACAAAGCCCATGATGTAGCCTATTCATCCCTAGTGGAAATAAGATTGGATATAATTAATCATTTAAAGAAAATGCCTATATCCTTTTTTCAAGAAAGGAAAACAGGAGATCTTGCAAATATAATAAATCACGATGTAGAACAAGTGGAGGTTTACTTAGCCCATGCTTATCCAGAAATAATAGTGGCGACTTTAATACCTACAACCATATTTATAAGCTTGCTTTTCGTGGATTGGAGGCTTGCATTTGCTTTGGTTTCCACCATTCCGATCATGTGGTTATTGATGGGACTTTTTCATAGATTTTGGGGCGAGCAATTTCAGATATATAATCAAAGTACAAAGAGGATGTCAGAGGATTTACTGGAATACATAGCAACCATACCGGTCATAAAGGCATTTAGTAAGGATGAAAATAGAACAGAAAAAATTCTTGATACGATGCATAGCTATATCAAATGGGTAAAGAAGATGACTGCGGGCATATCAATTCCCATGGGTATAATAGGATTGTTTATAGAAGGGGGAATTGTGGTATTGTCCATTGTAGGGTCCATACTTCTTAGCAATAATCTAATTACCACAGAACAATTTATTTTATCAATAATATTGGGGGGCGTATTTGTTAGTTCCTTTGCAAAATTATCAACATTTCAACACAAGAACATAGTTTTTGGGAAAACCATCAACAGCATAAATACGATCCTTGGAGTAAAGGAAGTAGGGAAAGATAATATAAGTGAAGTAGCTGACTCAACTCAAATTGAATTTAAGGATGTAACATTTAGCTATAATAAAGAAAAAAATGCTTTACAGGATATAAATCTCATGTTCAAAAAAAATTCAGTAAATGCCATAGTAGGAGCCTCGGGATCGGGTAAAAGTACAATTGCCAATCTTATTATGGGATTCTATGGGGTTGATAAAGGGGAAGTAAGGGTTGGTGGTAAAAATATTGAAAATATGGATGAAGGTGAGCTTCGAAAATTGGTTTCAATAGTTCAGCAGGATGTGTTTTTGTTCAATTTAAGTATTGAAGAAAATATAAGGATTGGAAAGAAAAATGCATCTAGGGAAGAGGTAATTGAAGCTGCTAAGAAAGCTCAGCTCCATGATATGATCATGACATTAAAGAATGGATACGATACAGTTGTTGGAGAAAGTGGAGCAAAATTATCTGGGGGAGAAAAACAGCGTATCTCTATTGCACGCATGATTTTAAAAGATGCACCTGTAATCATACTCGATGAAGCAACCTCAGCCATAGATCCCTATAATGAATTTTTAATTCAAAGGGCCATAGATAATTTGGCAGAAAATAAGACGATTATTATGATTGCACATCATTTAAATACGATTGTAAATGCGAATCAAATTGTTGTGATGCAAGAAGGTAGAGTAATTGAAAAAGGCATACATGAAGAATTAGTGGATAGTTGTTGTTTATATAAGCAAATGATTGAGGAACAAAGACGAGTTGATAACTGGGAAATAAAGGAGGCGGTTTAG